A genomic segment from Paraburkholderia hayleyella encodes:
- the rpsF gene encoding 30S ribosomal protein S6, producing the protein MRHYEIVFIVHPDQSEQVPAMIERYKTTITSHGGQIHRIEDWGRRQLAYMIEKLAKAHYVCMNIECDQTTLDELEHAFKFNDAVLRHLIVKMKKAETGASPMMKDVQREEAKKAAATQPSEAQA; encoded by the coding sequence ATGCGTCATTACGAAATCGTCTTTATCGTGCATCCGGATCAGAGCGAGCAGGTGCCCGCCATGATCGAGCGCTACAAGACCACGATCACGTCGCACGGCGGCCAGATCCACCGCATCGAAGACTGGGGCCGCCGTCAACTGGCCTACATGATCGAGAAACTCGCCAAGGCTCACTACGTCTGCATGAACATCGAGTGCGACCAGACCACGCTCGACGAACTCGAGCACGCATTCAAGTTCAATGACGCTGTTTTGCGTCACCTGATCGTCAAGATGAAAAAGGCCGAAACCGGCGCATCGCCGATGATGAAGGACGTGCAGCGCGAAGAAGCCAAGAAGGCGGCTGCAACGCAACCGTCTGAAGCGCAGGCTTAA
- a CDS encoding LysR family transcriptional regulator, whose protein sequence is MDRFRQIETFVRVADAGSLAAAALEEGVSPVILGRRIDALEKRLGVKLMYRSTRRLVVSEEGGAFLERCRGLLREWNQAEDELTEGRRTVSGHLVVSAPAAFGRKHVAPLASTFVADKPKLRVSFNLSDRVADLVREGYDLSIRIGGTVDPNFVAVKLASNRRVVCGTPAYFERHGRPQTLDDLRSHNCLAFNLQGGQNRGWFFNRDGRLATVRVNGTLDCNDGELLHRWVSEGLGLGWRSTWEVQAQLARGELETVLDEFALPDYDILAVYPQQRYVPAKVRYFIDYLKACYAEADYWNGKD, encoded by the coding sequence GTGGATCGATTTAGACAGATCGAAACGTTTGTGCGTGTGGCGGATGCGGGCAGTTTGGCGGCGGCGGCGCTTGAGGAGGGCGTTTCGCCTGTCATTTTGGGACGCCGCATCGACGCGCTGGAAAAGCGTCTGGGCGTCAAGCTGATGTACCGTTCGACGCGGCGGCTGGTGGTGAGCGAGGAGGGCGGCGCGTTTCTGGAGCGCTGCCGTGGTTTGCTACGCGAATGGAACCAGGCGGAAGACGAGTTGACCGAGGGTCGCCGCACGGTAAGTGGTCATCTGGTGGTGTCGGCACCCGCGGCGTTTGGCCGCAAGCACGTTGCGCCGTTGGCCAGCACTTTTGTGGCGGACAAGCCCAAGCTTCGGGTGTCATTCAATCTGAGTGACCGGGTTGCGGACCTGGTGCGCGAGGGTTATGACCTGTCGATCCGGATCGGGGGCACGGTGGACCCTAATTTTGTCGCGGTGAAGCTGGCGTCGAATCGTCGCGTGGTGTGCGGCACACCGGCTTATTTTGAGCGCCATGGCCGGCCGCAAACGCTGGACGACCTGCGCTCGCACAATTGCCTCGCGTTTAACCTTCAGGGCGGCCAGAACCGGGGCTGGTTTTTTAACCGTGACGGGCGGCTGGCAACGGTGCGGGTGAATGGCACGCTCGATTGCAACGACGGCGAATTGCTGCATCGCTGGGTTTCCGAAGGCCTGGGGCTGGGCTGGCGTTCGACCTGGGAAGTCCAGGCACAACTGGCGCGCGGCGAGCTGGAAACCGTTCTGGACGAGTTTGCGCTGCCGGATTACGACATCCTTGCGGTCTATCCGCAACAACGTTACGTGCCCGCCAAGGTGCGCTATTTCATCGACTATCTGAAAGCGTGTTACGCCGAAGCCGATTACTGGAATGGCAAGGATTAG